The nucleotide sequence CCACGACCCCGTGCTCCTCGAGCAGGTGCGCCACGGTCACGCCGTCGTCCGTGGTTCCCTCGAACAGCGAGTAGGCGGGCCTCCCCTGCCCCTTCTTGACGTGGTGGGTCACCGCCGATGTGTCGAATCCGGGGTCGTACTCCGCCCCCTCGGTACCGCTCACGCAGTGCACCGGCCAGGTGTCGATGAAGTCCGGCTCCGGGTGGAAATGCCCGCCGTTGTCGCCCTCGCCGTGGTGCCAGTCGCGCGAGGCCACGATGACGGTGTACTCCTCGGCGTGGGTCACGAGGAACTCGGAGATGCGGT is from Microbacterium sp. LWH3-1.2 and encodes:
- a CDS encoding isochorismatase family protein — protein: MSKALFIVDVQNDFTEGGALGVEGGDAVAHRISEFLVTHAEEYTVIVASRDWHHGEGDNGGHFHPEPDFIDTWPVHCVSGTEGAEYDPGFDTSAVTHHVKKGQGRPAYSLFEGTTDDGVTVAHLLEEHGVVDVDIAGIATDYCVRASGLDAIEHGRHVRILTDLIAGVAAESSDAALAELAHAGAELRPSGLEGGD